TCGAGCAGCAGGGAGTACTGCACCCAGAAATAGAGGTGCTGGACATTGGTGCTGGAGCAGGTACTTTCACCATTCCTCTGGCCCCGCAGGTAAAAAAAGTAGTGGCCCTGGAACCGGCTCTGGCCGTACTGGCCGCCTTGCAAAAGAAGGTGGAAGCGGAAGGGCTGACAAACGTTCAATTTCTGGACCTAGAATGGGAGAAGATTGACCCAGTGGTAGAGCGCCTGGCCGGCAAGTTCGACCTGGTCTTTGCCTCCCTCACGCCGGGGGTGCGGGATGTGGAAACCCTTGAAAAAATGATGGCCTGCTCCCGCCGGTGGTGTTTTTTGTGCGACTATGCCGGCAGGCGCAGTGCTCCTGGACGGGAGGAGCTGTGGCGCCTGCTCTTCGGCGAGGAAATGCCCATGCCTGGGTACGATATTATCTATCCCCTTAACTATCTGTACGCTAGCGGTTATTGTCTCTCTTTTCAGACCTGGGAGGATGACTGGGGGGATGAGTTGCCGGTTGAGGAGGCGGTGGCCGGGTTGGAGGAGTTTTTCCGGCTCTACACGGAGGTTACCCCGGAGATTAAAAAGACAATTGCCGGGTACGTGGAGCAGCACGCAGTCAATGGGGTTTACAGGGAGGAATACCGGGTGCGCCTGGGCATGATCCTCTGGACGGGGGGTGAAAAATGGAAGGCCGAAACAGGCGCCTTTTGAGAGAAACATTAAGTTTGACAAACGATACGTGGGTACATGATGGGTAGGTAATTGATATTCGGTTAATGGGAGGAAGAGATGATAAAGATAAAATATGGTAAGTTCACTTCAGTCTGGTGTTTAATTCTTCTCGTCCTGGCCGGCCTGCTTGCCGGCTGCGGGAGTAAGGAGCCGGCGGCATCAGCAACCCGGGAACTGGTGATCGGTGTCGGGCGGGACTTTTACAAGGGGCCGGAGAGCAGCTGCTTTGTGCACGGCAGCACGGGCGTGTGGGAGAGCCTCACCTACCTCAATGAAAACCTGGAGCCGGTACCTCTGCTGGCCGAAAAGCTCGTCTCCGATGACACGGCCAAGGTATGGACGGTGTATCTGAGGAAGGGAGTTAAATTCCATGATGGGGCACCGCTTAATTCGGAGGCGGTGGTAAAGAGCGTGGAGCGCCTACAAAGGCGGGCGCAATTCGACGAGTACGGAACTTTTTTGAACCTGGATCGAGTTGAGGCAGCAGGTGACCGGACGGTGAGGTTTACCTTCAACAAGCCGGAGCCGGTTTTTCCGGCTAAAGTGGCTTATCACGGCTGCCCCATTTTCAGCCCGCAGAGCTTTGACGCTGAAGGAAGAATTGTTCATCCTTACGGGACGGGGCCTTTCAAGTATGCTGAATACAAAAAAGGAGAAGCCCTGGTGCTGGTCCGCAACGAAGAGTATTGGGGTGGCAAACCCAGGCTGACAAAAGTGACTTTTAAAGTCATTCCCGACCCCTCCACCCGCCTGGCTGCCCTGCAGACAGGTGAAATTCAGGCCGTAGCCGATGTGGGTGGTATTTTGCCGGAGCAGGTTCCGGCCATAAAGAGCGATTCACAACTGGCTTTATCTTCCCGGCCTGTTACCACAACCCACTACCTGCTATTTAACAACAAGAAACCGCCTTTTAACGACCGGCGCTTGCGCCAGGCGGTCAGCCTTTTTATCGACAGGCCCCAGCTTGTTAAAGAGGTGCTCGGCGGTTACGGTGAGCCGGCGGATACAGTTTTCACGCCTCTGGCAAAGCATCTAGTAGAGAGGGGATTGTGGAAAACCGACGGGGAAAAAGCGAGATCGCTGGCAGCCCAGGCACTCGGTACCGGCAGGTCCCGGCGTGTCGAGTTTGTCATCAGCACTGCTCTTGCCAACCGCTGGCCTTACAAACAGATAGCTGAGATCCTCCAGGCGCAGTTGCGGGATATCGGCCTTGAGGTGGAGATCAAGCTGGTGGAGGCCGGTGCCTGGAAGGATGCTCTTGCGAGCGGGGAATATCACATTACCCTCTCCCCTTACACCCTGATGACCGGCGACCCGGACTTCTTCTTCGGCCGCTGGGTTTCTTCCGGCGGGCAGATGAACGTGCAGAGGGGTGTGGGATACATCAATCCCGAGGCGGACCGGCTGGTGGAGACTGCAGCTGCCGAACGAGATCCGGTAAAGAGAAGGGAGCTTTATGCTGAGCTGCAACGACTGGTGGCGCGGGATGTGCCTCTCTGCCCCATTTACCACGATGTATGCCTGTACGCGACCAGAAAAGATGTTCAAGACTTAAAACTCGATCCTTTCTTCAAGCCAAGCCTGGATAAAGCCTGGGTTGAGGAGTAATCCGTCTGCGTTTTCGGGGCAGATGCTCATGCCGCCCATGCGGCACCATCAGAAAGATGTAAATACAGATCAGGCGAAGCAAGGTTTGGAGGTTGATTCGGAACCGGCGTTAGACAGTTCTTGCGAGCTTCCGACATCTGACATCTGCCTCGGACATCTAGTTAAATACCCGCTGGCGGGTAATAAGCCGGAGAATTCTGTGATCAATGCCGGTTCTGGGTAAAGGTGGGGATGTAGGTGCAGCTCATTTTAGATGTCCTGCCAAATGTCCTAAAGCTGTGGAAAAGTGTGTTGCCTTCCATGCTGCTTGGTTGCTTTCTCGGCAATCTGTTTCAAAATACCGTTCTTCTGCAGCGCCTGGGCCGGGTAATGCAGCCCCTGGCGCGGCTGGGCCGTTTGCCTGCGGGCTGTGCGACACCCCTCACCTTGTGCCTGGCCGACCGGATTGCCGCCTACACCATGCTGGCCGAGCTGAAAAATACCGGGGTAGTCGGGGCCCGGGAGGTGGTGGTTTCTTTTCTGGTTTCCGCCCTTCCTACGGGGATCTATTATACGATATTTTACTTCAGCCCGGCGGTTATGGCCTCCCTGGGGTGCCATACCGGAGCCGTATACCTGGCAATATACCTTGGCATAAGTTTAATGATCGGCGCCGTGGGAATGCTGCTGGGCAGGTTGCTTTTGCCGCTGCCGGATCAAGATCAGGAAGAGGGTGATCGAAGCCGGGAAACGGTTGGTTTATCCTGGCGGGATAAGCTGGCTGAAGCGGTGCGCCGCACGCTTCCCGCTTTTTGCCGTCTGGCTGTGGTATTCATGCCCGTCACCTTTCTGGTAGCGATCCTGCTGCATACGGACCTTGTCAACCAAATATTGCGGCAGGTTGAACCTGTCTTAAGTTACCTGGGCCTGCCGGCCCCTGTGATCCTCGTTATTACTACAGGTGTAATCAGCATGGTTGCAGCCATAGGCGCCCTCGGCCCCATCCTGCAGGCCGGTTTGGTCACTCCGGCCGAGGCGGTTATCGCCTTGCTGGTTACTTCGGTGCTGCATTACCTGTATGAATTCTGGAGCAGTGGGCTGCCGACCAACATTTCTATTTTCGGACCCAAATTAGGCGGGAAAGTAAGCCTGGCAGCGCTGGTGGTGCGGGAGTGTGCGACTTGCCTGGCAATAGGGTTGGTGGTTGTCTTGTTTAATTAACGTTTCTCCCTGATGTAACAGCGCTTTAAGTGAACATCTCAGGAGTCGTTGCCGGGTAGATGGGGTTTAATTTCTTAAGTATCTATTAAATTACAGTTTAAGGAGTGGTGGAGGATGGGTGAAAAACCGAAAATCGCCTTGCGCGATACCACGGACTTGATGGTATACGGCCACGAAGTGTGGCTGGAGATGGCCGGCAGCCACGGCCACGCAGGCGGCAACGTGGAGGTGTATGTGAAATGGGGGCACAATATGCAGACGGACGGGCTGGCCCGGAAAGAAGGCATGACCACGCTGGTTGTGGCTCCGGGTGGGGAAAAAGAAGAGTTGGCCATCGGCGATGGAGGCCCCGATTATTATATCCTGCGTCTTTCTGCCCCTGCCGAAGGGTTTTATCACGTTGTTGTTCAAAATACCGGCAGCTACGTGCTGGATAAGGAGGGCAAGTATCATCAGGGTACCCGCAGGGAACACCCGGATGCGGCCCAGGCCGTTTTATATAACCAGTACGCGCAGACTTTCGTACCGGTGGGACACGACCTGGAGGGTGTTCCCCAGCGGGCCGGAATACCATTGGAAATAATACCGGCAGTATGGAAACAATGGCGGGTGGGTGATGAAATCGGCCTGCAGGTACAATTCCGCGGTGAGCCGCTGGATGGTGTGGCCCTGGATGTGGCCTGCAACGGGCCTGGTGGATACCGGCAGTGGCAGGAAATGACGGGCGGGGACGGCCGCATCAATCTGCAGGCCCGGGACCCCGGCCGCTACCTGGTGGTGGCCCGCTACCGGGTGCCGGAAGGGGAAGAAGGGGTGTATGATGCCCTGTCCCTGACGGCAACATTGTGCTTTATTGTGACTAAATAAAACCCTGTTACGAGCAAAAATGGCACTTAAGCTACAAGGAAGTTAGACGTTACGCGGCAACGTCTTTTGTCTATAGGCTCTGAAGGACCGTCATGGCCGCCTCTCGTGCTGCTGGCCATGACGGTTCATCAAGGTGAATGCCCGTAAAAATCTAAGAAGAGAGGGATAAATTATGTTTCAAAGACACAAGTTTTTTATCAACTTGTTTATCGTAATACTGCTAGTTGCAATCTTGACGGGCTGTGCAACGAAAACCGGGGTGAGTGTAAAAGAAAAAGGAGGAGAAATAACGGTAGCTGTCGCTGAAGACCCCGGGTTTGATCAGCTGGATGCAGCCTCCTATAACGGTTTAATTCAAGCTTATCCGATGATCTATGACTCTTTGGTAGAGTATGGAGAAAAAGGCAAGATTCTACCCGCTTTAGCCACGTCCTGGGAGATTTCACCTGACGGTAAAACTTACACATTTCATTTGCGACAAGGAGTAAAGTTTTCCGACGGTACACCTTTTAATGCTGATGCGGTCAAATTTTCCCTGGAAAGGTGGCGCCAGAAGCCAGAGCATTCTTCAATCACTGCCTCCAAAGCCCTGGAGAAGATTGAGGTTGTTGATTCTCATACCATTAAGTTGCACTTTAACATCTGCTACTACCCCATCCTGACGGAATTGACGTATCCCCGGCCGGTGAGAATTATGAGCCCTTCTGCGGTTACTCCTGCCGGAGATCCCAATGGTAAGTTCGTCAAACCGATCGGGACAGGCCCCTGGATGGTTGAAAGCTATACTAAAGACCAGCAGGCTGTCTTGGTGAGAAATCCCAATTATTGGGGAGAAAAGCCCAAGCTAAGCAAGATCATTTTAAAGGTTATTCCCGACCCTCAAGCCAGGGTGCTGGCTCTCCAGAGCGGAGAGGTGGATTTGGCCGGAGGGCGAATGAGCAGTATTCCTCTGGAAAGTCTCCCGTTAATAACAAAAGACAGCAAGCTGCAAATTCACCGGACCGAGGGGAGCACATCTTATTTCTTGATCTTCAATTATGACAATGAGTTTTTCCAAGATGTCCGCATTAGGCAGGCCATCAACTATGCGATCAACAAAAGGAGCATGGTGGACAATCTCCTTAGTGGGGTGGGCAAACCTGCGCAAGGGCTTTTCCAATTCACTGTTCCCTATGTTACCGAAAGAAATAACCAGGGTTACCCGTACGATGTGAACAGGGCCAGGGAACTGTTAGCGGAAGCTGGGTGGAAAGATACAGATGGCGACGGCATACTGGACAAGAATGGGAAGCCTTTTAAGGTTTCTTTGACCTTCCAAAACGTAGAGTATCCTGAATGGAAACCCATGTGTGAAGCCATCCAAGGAGATCTGGCGAAAGTGGGCATTCAGGTAAACTTGAAAATGCTGGAGCGCACTGCTTATTATGATGAACTCTGGAAAAACAGGGGCTACGAACTCATTATCTACCGCACCTATTCGGACTCCTGGAATCCTCATGGCTTTTTAGCGGGACTTTTCCATACTGCCAAGGGTAAACCCGCTGTTGCCTGGGCTGATCCAAAACTTGAGTTGCTGATTGATAATGTCTTATCTACTATGGACGAAACAGAAAGGCAAAAAATCTATGATGAAATATTCAACTTGATTTACGAACAGGCCATGTGTGTGCCTCTTTATTACCCGGAAGAAATTATGGTAGTTAATTCGTATGTCCAGGGTTTTGAATTCGGAACCACGGCGTATTTTCCCGTAAAATGGGAAAAGCTTTTTGTGACCAAATAAAGCCGGGCGAGAGGGGAGTAAGATGATCAACGAGATATCAAATTACTGGAGCCGGGAAGCGAGTGAGTACGATAAAAGTATCCAGGCTGAGTTTCGCAATCAGAAGGGTATTGAAGTGTGGAAAAATCTCCTTCGAGAAGCCTTGGGAGAGAAAGTACCCCAGCATGTCCTGGATGTGGGAACCGGTTCCGGATTTTTAGCATTGCTTCTGGCCGAAATGGGACACCGTGTTATGGCCGTGGATGCTGCACCGGGAATGCTGGAAATTGCATCTAGAAATGCTGCCCAACGCGGTTTACGAATAGATTTTCGTTTAAATGACGCATCGGAACTCGTTGGATTTGCCGACGATACGTTTGACGCAGTAGTTTCCCGCCACGTCGTCTGGACCTTGCCGGACCCGGGAAAGGCATACGCTGAATGGTGGCGGGTACTACGCCCGGGAGGAAAGTTAATAGTTATTGACGGCAATTGGTACCTAAACCTGCGTTCCCCGTTCAGGAGGGCCTGGCAATTTTTTGCCTGGATATTAATCTTTCTTTCCGAGGGCTATAAACCCTGGAAGCGGGACCGGAATGAGGAATTTTTGCAGAAATTACCCCTTATTGACCGCCTCCGGCCGCAGGAGGATCAAAAAATATTAAACGCTTGTGGCTTCAAAATAATTACCGTTAAATCTAACATTAATTCTCAAATACGAAGCATATTTGAACATTTGAAGACAGGCTATTGGGGAGATACCTTTATGATTGTTGCCGTGAAACAAGCATAAGCCCCTCTGGTGCCGGATGTACGTCTGGAGATACCTTTATGATTGTTGCCGAGAAACCAGTTATATGATGCAAAGCTGGAAGATCGACCGGAAATGTGTTCAATTACTAAATACATCTGCTTGGGTGACTGAATCGATATTTCTGCAGTGGAATCATATGGTATCTGAAAGGGAGGTTACAGATTATGAAGTCGAGCAAATATTTGATCGCTCTGATAACGATTGCATCTCTTTTGCTGTCAGCATTGGGTTGCGGCCAAAAGGTATCCGAAAAAGCGTCGACAGGGGGGACAACGGAGAAAACCCTCACGCTAGGCCTGGCCCAGTCGCCGACCAATCTTGACCCTGCTGTGGAATATAACGGCTGGTACACTGTGGAATACGGTCTGGGAGAGACCCTATTCAAGATCAACAAAGATATGAAGATCAGACCCTGGCTCGCAGAATCATGGAAAAGAGTGGACGAACTGACCTGGAAGATCAAGATCAGGGATAATGTCTTCTTCCATAACAACAAAAAGGTCGACGGAAAGGCGGTCAAGGTATCGCTCGAGCGTTCCCTGCGAATGAATAAGAGAGCGCCTGAGTTGCTCGATATCGCATCAATAGAGGCAAATGGCAATGAGATTACGGTAAAGACCAACCATCCAAACCCGGCATTGCTGAATGCCCTGGCAGATCCCCTGACGGTGATCGTTGATGCAGAGGCAGCCAGTGCCATGGGCGATGCTTTTGCCATGAAACCCATTCTGACCGGCCCCTTCAAGTTAAAAGAATATGTGAAAGACGTTCAGGTGGTCGTCGAAAGGAATGACGATTACTGGGGAGAGAGGCCGAAGCTGGAGAGGGTGATTATCAAGCTTATTCCTGATGCCAATACCAGGATAATGGCCCTGCAGGCGGGGGAGGTCCAGGTTGCGAACAACATTCCTGCAGAAAGCCTTGAGGCCATTAAAAAGAGCAGATCATTCCGGACGCTCAGCTGGTCCTCTGTGCGCACCCATATGCTCATTTTTAATGTCAAGAAACCAGGACTTGACGATATTAACGTGAGAAAAGCGATTAATATGGCCATTAACAGGGAAGACCTGGCTAATAAAGTGATGAAAGGCAGCGGCATCCCTGCGGTTAGCCCTTATCCACTGGTCCTGCCTTTTGGCGGGAATGAGCTGAAGGGATATGCCTATCAACCCGATGAGGCCAAGAAGCTCCTTGATGCCGCAGGCTGGAAGGTTGGCTCTGACAACATCCGCCGGAAGAACGGGAAAAAGCTGGAGTTTACCGTTCTCTGTTATAAAAGCAGGCCAGAGCTGCCGGTTCTTTTGGAGGCCATCCAGGCTGAGCTGCAGGAGATCGGGATCAAGATAAATATTTCAGTTGTGGAAAACATCAGCGATGCTCTGAAAGGAGACTTCGATGCTGCCATTTACAGCATAAACACTGCTCCGACTGCTGATCCTCAGTACCTGCTGGAGATCATGTTTAGGACGGGAGCGAGCTCCAACTTCGGGAAATACAGCAATCCCAGGCTTGACGCTCTGGTCGATCAGCTCAAAACCGCTTTCGATACCCAAAAGAGAAACTCCATAGCAAAAGAGGCTCAACAGGTGCTGCTCGATGACGCAGCTTTCGCATTCCTGGTCTACCCCAAGACGATTGTGGCCATGAGCAATAAGGTTAAGGGGATTACGCCATCTCCAACCGAGTACTATCTGTTGACACCAGAGGTGACGCTTGCAACGTGATTGAGGTGATTAGTGCGTGGGGGTGATCCATATGCCAACAAGTGCGGGGATTGTTGTCAGGAGCGCGGCAGGGGATAATGCTCAGGAGGTTGCCGAATTCGCTATTCGCAGCATTAAAGAGGTTTATGGTAGAGAGATCAGGCCGGATTGGGACCGCGATCTGCTTGAGTTTCAAAAGGTCTACCTCGAAACCCCTGGCAATACCTTTTTGACCGCTTATGCCGAAGATGATAAGATTGTCGGCGCCCTGGCCGTGCGCCGGTATGACGGGCGAATACGGATTTTGGATGGTTTTTATGATTTAAAGGCGACGGCAGAGCTTTCCAGATGTTACGTTGATAGGAAATACCGAAGAAGGGGAATTGGTTCCCTGTTGGTAAAAGAAGCTGAACAATTCTCCAGGGGAGCAGGGTATAAAGTAATTTATCTCCATACTCATATGTACCTACCAGGTGCTTTCGAATTCTGGCATTCGCAGGGATTTAAGCTAAGGCTGGATGAAGGGGGCCCCCAGCAAACTGTCCATATGGAAAAATTTTTACCTTAGGTATAAATCTGGTATAAATCTGATAGTTGGCGCCGTGGGGATGCTGCTGGGCAGGTTGCTTTTACCACGGCCGGGGTGGGTCAGGTTTGGGCTGGTAAGGCAATGGAGAATAACTGCGGGGTAATCAAGCCCGAGTAATGAGGACCGGCGGGGAGAAAAGGACCTGGAGTACGTTCCGTCAGTACCGCATCCGCAGCGTTCCGGGCTTGTAAAGAAATCGAAATGCAAATACATCCTTGCCCTTAATGGTAAGGCCGGGCAAAAGGTGAGGTTGCCAGCTATTCTGTTGCAGGAATTTATTACTTAATGTCGAAGCTTAATGTCGAATAGAATATCTCCCGAATAAAAAGGCGGCTGAAGCTGCTCTGGTTTGGTTGAGAGAAAGGCAGACCACGAAGGTCTTTTCTTGCAGAAGCAAGATGAGATTTTCGTGGTTTTTTGTTTCAGTGGCTCCTCGCAAGGAAAGGGGTACGCGGCGGCTTTTTTAAGCTGTCAGGCAGGGTGTTTGATAGTGGATTCCAGTTTGCTTCTTATCAGGGACCTGTCGGTGGAATTTCCGGGTCCCGGGGGTTCAATCCGGGCAGTGGACAGGGTTGACCTGGAGATTGAAAAAGGGGAGCGGGTGGCCCTGGTCGGGGAAACAGGCAGCGGCAAAAGCGTCCTGCTTCTCTCCCTCCTTCGGCTTTTGCCGGCCGGTGCCCGGATTGCCGGAGAAATCTGGTACAAAGGAAGGAACCTTCTCCGTTTATCCGAGGATGAACTCTGCCGGATCCGGGGGCGGGAGCTGGCCTACATTCCGCAAGGGACAGGAAACGCCTTGAACCCCGTCTTAACCGTGGGAATTCAAGTGGCCGAGCCTCTGATCGTCCACCTGGGCTTCAAAAAGAGGCCCGCTCTGGCAAAGGCGGTTTCTCTGCTCGGGCAACTGGGCATCCCCGAGGCTCACAAAAGAGCCTTTGAGTACCCGCATCAGTACAGCGGAGGGATGAAGCAGAGGGTGCTGGTGGCCATGGGGGCAGCTGCCGAGCCCCAGGTTCTCCTTGCTGATGAACCTACGAAGGGAGTGGACTGGGAAAGGCGAGAAGAAATCATAAACCTCTTTCAAAGTTTGGCAGAAAAGACTATCTTAACCGTTACTCATGACCTCTGTTTTGCCGAAAAGTTTGCCCAAAAGGTGGCAGTAATGTATGCAGCCCAAATTGTGGAGGTGGCTCCCCGGGCGGAATTCTTCAGACAGCCGCTCCACCCTTACGCCCAGGCGTTGCTGGCCGCCTTACCCCCCCGCGGCTTGCGGCCCCTGGCCGGCTACGCCCCTGAGCACGCCAGCTATGGAGAACCGGGCTGTCGTTTCCGAAAGCGCTGCCCCCGCGCTTTCCACCACTGCCAGGCGGAGCCACCCCTTTTAGAACAAAACGGTCGCCAGGTGAGGTGCTGGCTCTATGTTAGTTAAAGCAGTTGCCCTGAGCAAGACCTATAAAATCGGGTGGCTCAAGAAAAGGTCCATTAAGGTGATCAAAGAGGCCGAGATCTTTATCGATGAAGGGGAGACCGTAGGCCTCGTCGGGGAAAGCGGGAGCGGCAAAACCACCCTGGGGCTCCTTTTAACAGGTCTTTTAAAACCCGATGAGGGTCAGATTTTCTTTAACGGGAAGGAAATCACCAGACTGACTCCGTCTGAGAATAAGGATTTCCGGCGCCAGGCCCAGATCATCTTCCAGCACCCCGAGGCGGCCTTCAACCCCAAATGGAGATTGATCCGGAGCCTGGCCGAACCGTACAGGCTGCACGGAATCCCCTTTACAGAGAAGGTCCTCTTAAAGCAACTGGAAGCCGTCGGCCTGTACGCCGAGCACCTGGGCCGCTACCCCTCCCAGCTGAGCGGGGGAGAACTGCAGAGGGCAACCATCGCCCGCGTCATGGTGCTTGAGCCGAAGTTTCTCGTGCTGGATGAACCCACCAGCATGCTGGATGTCATTACCCAGGCGCAGATCATCAGGCTTTTGCAGGCGATTCAAAAGGAAAAAGGGGTGGCCTATCTCTTCATCAGCCACGATTTAGAACTGGCCCGGTTGTTCTGCCGGCGGATTTACCGCCTGGTGGACGGGAAGCTGCAGGAGCAGCCGCCGGTGCGCCAGCCTCACGAGATCCTGCAACAGGGTGCTTTTTAAGAAAGGGGGCGCGGAATTGCAGCGCTGGAAATGGATTTTGTTCTTGTTCGCAGGTTATCTCTCTGTTGCCTGTTTTGCCTCTGCTGCTTTGGGGCAATCAGATCTGAGCGTCCTCCGCTTTGACGAAAAAATCAAAAAAGAAACCATCGATCCCGAAAGATATCCCAGCCGGGAGGCCTATGCCGTGGGGGAAAAGCTGGCCCGGGAGGCTATGAGCAGGTTCAGAGCAGAAAAAGGGAGTTACCCCCCGCGGGTAGCCGCAGTGATCTGGGGCAAGGAGACGGCGGGGAGGGAAGGGCCGATGGTTTCCTTTGCCCTTGCCCTGCTTGGCGTCAGGCCCCGGTGGGATCCATCTGGAAAAGTGGTTGGCCTGGAGTTGATCAGTCCCAGTGAATTGGGCCGGCCGCGCACCGATGTCATAATGATAGCCACAGGCCTGTTTCGCGACCTTTTCAAGAACCAGGTGATTATGCTGGACCGGGCCCACCGCCTGGCCCTGGCGGCTTCTTACCAGAGCATCACCTCAGCCTATCCCGACCTCCAGGGGGCCCTGGATGCCTCCCTTGCCTCTTTAGAAAGAGCCAGACTGCTCACAAAAGGGAGGGAGCCATTGGACTCCAACTATGTTGCCGGGTGCTGGATAATTGCCGTCCGCGAGCTCCTGGCCAAAGGCCACCAGCCAGAGGAAGCCGGCGAACTGGCGGCGGCCAGGATTTTTGCTCCACCTGAAGGAGAGTTTGGTTCCGGAGTCGATGTTGTCGGATCTCCGCAGGACCCGGAAAAGGTGGCCAACCAGTTTGTGAACCGCCTGGGCAATGTTTATTCCGAGACGGATTGGGGTGCAAACCGGCCCGAACTTTTCAAGGAACTGCTGAAGGGGTGTAATGTACTCTTCCACTGTTGCAGCGAAAGTTCGATCCTTGACCAGGACGACCTGCCCCTGGAATACACCTACGTGCCGGGGCTGAGGGCGGCCCTGGAAAAATGGGGGGGAGGGGAGGTGGAAAAAATTACCGGGACACCCCATGGCCTGCAGGGAGTTGAGACCGGCAAAGAACCAGGACCGCAGGAAGATTCCCGGGTTCGGCTTGGCGAAAAGGGGAGCGCTCCGGCGGTTCAGAAAAAGCCATCAGCAGCAGGGGTAGAACCGGTCCAAACAAAATCCCAACAGCAGCAGGCAAGTTCAGCGCCTTTGCCGCCCCGAGCACCCGAGGTTAAACCAGGGCCGCTGATCTTTGAAGTGGAGCCTGTACCATTGCCTGCTGCCCATTCCCAGGGGCAAGCTTCCTGCTGGCCTGCTGTTGGAGTCCTTCTGGCCCTGCTTGCGGTGGGCGGAGCAAAGGGGCTCCTCCAGCACAGGCGAGAATTTGGCCAGATGCATCCAATTGGTTTTTGAGGAGGAGTTGAAATTGGGTCTGCTGTACGGATTGAAGGAAGTAATGCACCAGCTTTCTGCCATCCTGCTGGTTCCCACCATCGCCGTGCTTCTGTTCTTTATTTGTTTTGCTGTAATTGAACTGGGCAGCCTGCTGGTGGAATGGCTCTTTTCGAGGCGTGCTGCTTTAACCGATGTTTCTGATTTGGTGAGAAAAATCAAAATGAGCAGGCACCGGGTGGAACTGGGAAGACTGGTTGAGGAAAGCAATATGCTCCGCAGGCAAAAAGAAGCGCTGGGCGCGCTGCTGGCGCAGTCAGAACTGCCCCACGCTGCCTGGGAGGCCCTGGCGCGCAGGATGCTTACTCGGGAGGAGCTTTTTTACGCAAAGATAGTGACCAAAACAGAACTCGTGGCCCGGTTAGGCCCCATGCTCGGTTTGATGGCAACACTGATCCCTCTCGGCCCGGGGCTAATTGCTCTGAGCCAGGGTGATACCAAAAAACTTGCCGAAAGTTTGCTGACGGCGTTCGACGCCACCGTGCTTGGCCTGGCGTCGGCCGCCATCGCCTATTTCATTTCCAGGGTGCGCCGGCGGTGGTACGAGGATTACATGAGCATCCTGGAAACCGTTACTGAAGCTTTGCTGGAGGTGAGCAAGAGCCATGAGGTCGCTGCGGAAAAAGAAGGGGCTGCTGACTTCGGCGGAGGAAGCAAATCCCTTAGAGGGAGCGATTAACATTGTAGACGCCATGCTGGTCTTCGCCTGCGGCTTGATGCTTGCCCTGGTGATTTACTGGAAAGTTCCGATCATCCCTCAGGGAGAAAGAATCGAGTTAAAACAAGCGAGGGAAGTTTCCCATCTCCCCGAAGTGCGGCGCGACCTGCTGGAAACACCTGGGGAAGGAAAGGCTTATGAAAAGGTGGGGACAGTCTTCAAAGACCCCGAAACAGGAAAACTCTTTATGGTAACCACAGAACAGTTGAGATAGGGGGGAACAATGGTGGCGAGAAAAGCCAGGTTTTTTACTCTGGCGGTTTTATTCCTTTTTGCCGTAACCCTTTTTAATGGGACGGCCTTGGCTT
Above is a genomic segment from Bacillota bacterium containing:
- a CDS encoding ABC transporter substrate-binding protein, whose amino-acid sequence is MKSSKYLIALITIASLLLSALGCGQKVSEKASTGGTTEKTLTLGLAQSPTNLDPAVEYNGWYTVEYGLGETLFKINKDMKIRPWLAESWKRVDELTWKIKIRDNVFFHNNKKVDGKAVKVSLERSLRMNKRAPELLDIASIEANGNEITVKTNHPNPALLNALADPLTVIVDAEAASAMGDAFAMKPILTGPFKLKEYVKDVQVVVERNDDYWGERPKLERVIIKLIPDANTRIMALQAGEVQVANNIPAESLEAIKKSRSFRTLSWSSVRTHMLIFNVKKPGLDDINVRKAINMAINREDLANKVMKGSGIPAVSPYPLVLPFGGNELKGYAYQPDEAKKLLDAAGWKVGSDNIRRKNGKKLEFTVLCYKSRPELPVLLEAIQAELQEIGIKINISVVENISDALKGDFDAAIYSINTAPTADPQYLLEIMFRTGASSNFGKYSNPRLDALVDQLKTAFDTQKRNSIAKEAQQVLLDDAAFAFLVYPKTIVAMSNKVKGITPSPTEYYLLTPEVTLAT
- a CDS encoding GNAT family N-acetyltransferase codes for the protein MPTSAGIVVRSAAGDNAQEVAEFAIRSIKEVYGREIRPDWDRDLLEFQKVYLETPGNTFLTAYAEDDKIVGALAVRRYDGRIRILDGFYDLKATAELSRCYVDRKYRRRGIGSLLVKEAEQFSRGAGYKVIYLHTHMYLPGAFEFWHSQGFKLRLDEGGPQQTVHMEKFLP
- a CDS encoding ABC transporter ATP-binding protein, with product MIVDSSLLLIRDLSVEFPGPGGSIRAVDRVDLEIEKGERVALVGETGSGKSVLLLSLLRLLPAGARIAGEIWYKGRNLLRLSEDELCRIRGRELAYIPQGTGNALNPVLTVGIQVAEPLIVHLGFKKRPALAKAVSLLGQLGIPEAHKRAFEYPHQYSGGMKQRVLVAMGAAAEPQVLLADEPTKGVDWERREEIINLFQSLAEKTILTVTHDLCFAEKFAQKVAVMYAAQIVEVAPRAEFFRQPLHPYAQALLAALPPRGLRPLAGYAPEHASYGEPGCRFRKRCPRAFHHCQAEPPLLEQNGRQVRCWLYVS
- a CDS encoding ABC transporter ATP-binding protein; its protein translation is MLVKAVALSKTYKIGWLKKRSIKVIKEAEIFIDEGETVGLVGESGSGKTTLGLLLTGLLKPDEGQIFFNGKEITRLTPSENKDFRRQAQIIFQHPEAAFNPKWRLIRSLAEPYRLHGIPFTEKVLLKQLEAVGLYAEHLGRYPSQLSGGELQRATIARVMVLEPKFLVLDEPTSMLDVITQAQIIRLLQAIQKEKGVAYLFISHDLELARLFCRRIYRLVDGKLQEQPPVRQPHEILQQGAF
- a CDS encoding MotA/TolQ/ExbB proton channel family protein, translating into MHQLSAILLVPTIAVLLFFICFAVIELGSLLVEWLFSRRAALTDVSDLVRKIKMSRHRVELGRLVEESNMLRRQKEALGALLAQSELPHAAWEALARRMLTREELFYAKIVTKTELVARLGPMLGLMATLIPLGPGLIALSQGDTKKLAESLLTAFDATVLGLASAAIAYFISRVRRRWYEDYMSILETVTEALLEVSKSHEVAAEKEGAADFGGGSKSLRGSD
- a CDS encoding DUF2149 domain-containing protein — protein: MRSLRKKKGLLTSAEEANPLEGAINIVDAMLVFACGLMLALVIYWKVPIIPQGERIELKQAREVSHLPEVRRDLLETPGEGKAYEKVGTVFKDPETGKLFMVTTEQLR